Proteins from a genomic interval of Desulfomonilaceae bacterium:
- a CDS encoding ARMT1-like domain-containing protein encodes MKTHSECLSCLMKQSTALLGRLNLQEKTNNKIIEDISRVIGETDPTQSPPVLMGEIHRMIKDVTGLVDPYEKAKQNCNLNVMKFNDDWRELIDGSSNPLLSSVRLAIAGNTIDLAVDPNADQANIKTAAMESLAAVIPALVLAKFVNDVNNASKILYLGDNAGEIVFDRLLLELLPGEKITFVVRGRPVINDVTILDAQVTGITSLVRVIDNGSDLPGTVLSMCSESFQREFHEADLVIAKGQGNFESLNEEKKNIFFLFKVKCSVVEEITGYPIGTHVFMNMHSL; translated from the coding sequence ATGAAAACCCACTCAGAATGCCTTTCCTGCTTGATGAAACAGTCTACTGCTTTGTTAGGGCGTCTTAATCTTCAGGAAAAAACTAACAACAAAATTATAGAGGATATATCGAGAGTTATAGGCGAGACTGATCCAACACAATCGCCACCGGTGTTGATGGGGGAAATTCATCGGATGATCAAAGACGTTACTGGCCTGGTTGATCCATATGAGAAAGCCAAGCAAAACTGTAATCTTAATGTCATGAAGTTCAACGATGATTGGAGGGAACTGATCGACGGGTCTTCAAATCCTCTCCTGAGTTCTGTCCGCCTGGCGATTGCAGGTAATACTATCGACTTGGCTGTTGACCCAAACGCGGATCAGGCAAACATTAAAACCGCCGCCATGGAATCATTAGCAGCCGTAATTCCTGCTTTAGTTTTGGCAAAATTCGTGAATGATGTGAATAACGCCTCAAAAATACTGTACCTGGGAGATAACGCCGGAGAAATTGTATTCGACCGGTTACTTTTAGAATTACTGCCAGGCGAGAAAATTACTTTTGTCGTCAGAGGCCGACCTGTGATCAACGACGTGACAATACTCGATGCTCAAGTGACTGGAATTACAAGTTTGGTAAGAGTTATCGACAACGGGTCAGACTTGCCTGGTACCGTGCTTTCCATGTGTAGCGAGTCATTTCAGAGAGAATTTCATGAAGCTGATCTGGTAATCGCAAAGGGTCAGGGAAATTTTGAATCACTTAATGAAGAGAAAAAGAACATCTTTTTTCTGTTCAAGGTCAAGTGCAGTGTAGTGGAGGAGATCACTGGTTATCCAATCGGTACCCACGTGTTTATGAATATGCATAGCCTATGA
- a CDS encoding LysR family transcriptional regulator: MVKELNLNQLRAFYVASTCGSISLAAEKLFISQPAVSMQIKAMEEQFGVRLLIRKKRGLELTETGQKVFKISEKIFGFVAEAERLLNASHKDSRGILKIGSTKTLVRYLMSRYIFEFREAYPTVQIQIDEGSSEEMIRSVLEDRNDLAIVGRLKYAEKLKVIPFLQDEIILVTAPSHKFCSRPAVSIQELRNENLILREKGSGTRQLVEEIFENHGFAPSVFIETGNVDFIKELVEMGKGIAMLARMGVEPDLREGRLAVIPLSEGPFILGIDVIVNGKRNLSSADIAFLEFLIPVQPLL; this comes from the coding sequence ATGGTAAAAGAACTTAATCTCAACCAACTGAGAGCCTTCTATGTGGCAAGTACCTGTGGGAGCATTTCCCTTGCGGCGGAAAAACTGTTTATCAGTCAACCGGCGGTAAGTATGCAGATTAAAGCCATGGAAGAACAATTCGGCGTTCGTCTGTTGATAAGAAAGAAAAGGGGGCTTGAATTAACAGAGACAGGCCAAAAAGTCTTTAAAATATCTGAAAAGATATTTGGGTTCGTCGCCGAGGCGGAACGCCTGTTGAATGCCAGCCATAAGGATTCCAGAGGCATTCTTAAAATCGGAAGCACAAAGACCCTGGTGCGTTATCTCATGAGTCGATACATTTTTGAATTCCGTGAAGCTTATCCAACTGTCCAGATTCAGATTGATGAAGGAAGTTCAGAAGAAATGATTCGAAGCGTTCTAGAAGATCGAAATGATCTAGCCATAGTTGGGAGGCTGAAATATGCTGAGAAGTTGAAAGTAATTCCTTTTCTTCAGGACGAAATTATCCTTGTGACGGCGCCCAGTCACAAATTTTGTTCCCGCCCGGCTGTTTCAATTCAGGAATTGAGGAATGAAAATCTGATTCTACGGGAAAAGGGGTCCGGCACTCGTCAGCTTGTTGAGGAAATATTTGAAAATCATGGTTTTGCTCCTTCAGTGTTTATTGAAACAGGGAATGTAGATTTTATAAAAGAACTGGTTGAGATGGGAAAAGGTATCGCCATGCTGGCGCGTATGGGAGTTGAACCGGACCTGCGGGAAGGACGTTTGGCTGTAATTCCTCTTTCGGAAGGACCTTTCATACTAGGAATTGATGTGATAGTGAATGGCAAAAGAAATCTTTCAAGCGCCGATATTGCTTTCCTCGAGTTCCTGATCCCCGTTCAACCTCTCTTATGA
- a CDS encoding NAD(P)/FAD-dependent oxidoreductase → MAEEYDGIILGAGPNGLTVAAYLAKAGLKILLLEKRFEAGGGLATEQVTLPGFLHNTHAVYMPMVDYAPPLIDFDDYLTKDYDLKFAFPSLVMAMPFADGSSLRLYQDVEKTCESIAQFSKKDAETYSKIQVRFKELTEDFLGPATYEMAKPAFEQMIKLVATDVGREITAYTEKTPRDIVNDLFENDRVRTMFLYLSCMWGLNYDLEGVSYLVPLLINRATNYRLVVGGSHHLAHLFTKVLYRNGGMIISPVTIKRIILENGAAAGVELEDGVVYKARKFVASSLDPFQTFFKYVGDNNLDPTFVTRLKDWQWERSSLFHVHLALDEAPQFKAAAQNADMNNALITVLGYENLDNLIKHYDAIHSGEMFPGGFNCCFPSMHDPKQAPPGKHTALISLHAPYDLKDGGAEKWYRIREKEADRCVELLGKYAPNVSGSNILWRYITSPLDIGNKFADMVKGSYKQGAYLPLQMGYLRPNEECSQYATPVKNLYVCGASTFPGGLITFGPGYNAANRIAEDLGIDRWWGEPKCVQKAKAKGTL, encoded by the coding sequence ATGGCTGAAGAGTACGACGGGATTATCCTCGGCGCCGGCCCTAATGGTCTGACTGTGGCGGCTTATCTCGCCAAAGCCGGCCTGAAGATTCTTCTTTTGGAAAAACGTTTTGAGGCGGGAGGAGGGCTGGCGACGGAACAAGTGACCTTACCGGGATTCCTTCACAACACGCACGCTGTCTATATGCCGATGGTAGATTATGCTCCCCCCTTGATCGATTTTGATGACTATTTAACCAAGGACTATGATCTTAAGTTCGCGTTCCCATCTCTGGTAATGGCGATGCCTTTCGCTGACGGCTCATCATTGAGGTTGTATCAGGATGTCGAAAAAACGTGCGAATCCATAGCGCAATTTTCAAAAAAAGACGCCGAAACTTACAGTAAAATCCAAGTCAGATTTAAGGAATTAACGGAAGATTTCCTCGGACCGGCTACCTATGAAATGGCGAAACCGGCTTTTGAACAGATGATCAAGCTGGTGGCCACGGATGTTGGCCGGGAAATCACCGCTTACACGGAAAAAACCCCGAGAGACATAGTCAATGACCTGTTCGAAAATGATCGGGTTAGAACCATGTTCCTTTACCTGTCCTGCATGTGGGGACTTAACTATGATCTCGAAGGCGTGAGTTATCTGGTTCCCCTCCTGATCAACAGGGCCACTAACTACAGACTTGTGGTAGGCGGATCACACCACTTGGCTCATTTATTCACCAAGGTCCTTTATCGAAACGGTGGGATGATCATTTCCCCTGTCACGATAAAAAGAATCATACTGGAAAATGGAGCGGCTGCCGGCGTGGAACTCGAAGACGGCGTTGTCTACAAGGCTAGAAAATTCGTTGCAAGCAGCTTAGACCCATTTCAAACATTTTTTAAGTATGTGGGGGACAACAATCTCGATCCAACCTTCGTAACCAGACTCAAGGACTGGCAGTGGGAAAGATCGAGCCTTTTCCATGTACATCTAGCGCTGGATGAAGCGCCTCAATTCAAAGCGGCCGCACAAAACGCAGACATGAATAACGCGCTGATCACCGTACTTGGTTACGAAAATCTTGACAATCTTATCAAGCATTATGACGCCATCCACAGCGGCGAGATGTTCCCAGGAGGATTCAACTGCTGTTTTCCGTCCATGCATGATCCCAAACAGGCGCCCCCTGGGAAACACACGGCCCTAATCTCGTTGCACGCTCCATATGACCTCAAAGATGGTGGAGCGGAAAAGTGGTATCGCATCCGAGAAAAAGAAGCCGATCGATGTGTTGAATTGCTCGGGAAATACGCTCCAAATGTCTCTGGGTCAAACATTCTGTGGAGATACATAACCTCGCCTCTCGACATTGGGAACAAGTTTGCCGACATGGTGAAAGGCTCCTACAAACAGGGCGCTTATCTGCCACTGCAAATGGGATATCTACGCCCCAACGAAGAGTGTTCGCAATATGCTACTCCTGTTAAGAACCTGTACGTTTGCGGCGCAAGCACGTTCCCCGGTGGCCTTATCACTTTCGGTCCCGGTTATAACGCAGCCAACAGAATCGCCGAGGATCTAGGTATAGATCGTTGGTGGGGCGAACCGAAATGTGTGCAAAAGGCAAAAGCGAAAGGCACACTTTAG
- a CDS encoding NAD(P)/FAD-dependent oxidoreductase, translating to MPDKIYDAIVVGGGHQGTIIACYLQHAGMKTVVYERQHELGGGACGEELPLPGFLQNPCAHWTRFYGHPAYEDFKLRNLGLSYVFPDHSEGMIYDDGMAFMGYTAWKVIDENTGRAEFNEINAQKTIDQISRFSKRDADTAYDLLEKYKKKWRAAFHEWRYNPPTPWGVNDAFERLIGDKEAPIPPEYQFYTSQQIAFDLFESDYLRTLFMRSCMTSSGVFPNDGIGIYKTLHTLGLILSWEPASIAIGGTHAITHALQRAFSSMGGEFVVETGVERAIIENGRATGVLLKDGREIGARHLVVSDMNTTQTILQLIGEEHVPSKIAHRAKNILRDRAQLFWGNFALHELPEYTAAKDNPEIGLCPRLNWGPKDPDYFATRHQAELFVKGIPDKLVAIVAPDSIWDKTRSPDGKHTILIEQFTAPYRFFSDREWLKMKSDVVEIMREQWSWYAPNMTKDNVIATHITTPMDVQMRNINMPQGGWTGEDMIASQMGRMRPFPELAFYRLPVKNIYLASAAAHSGPGIGRGSAYNCFKVIAEDFGLPKIWEQKGRAY from the coding sequence ATGCCAGATAAGATTTACGACGCGATAGTGGTCGGCGGCGGTCACCAGGGAACTATTATAGCCTGCTATTTGCAGCACGCCGGTATGAAGACTGTTGTATATGAACGTCAACATGAACTGGGAGGCGGGGCCTGTGGAGAGGAATTACCCCTACCCGGATTTCTTCAGAACCCATGCGCCCATTGGACTAGATTTTATGGTCATCCAGCTTATGAAGATTTTAAACTGCGTAATCTTGGCCTCTCATATGTGTTTCCGGACCATAGCGAAGGCATGATTTACGACGACGGCATGGCCTTCATGGGCTACACGGCCTGGAAAGTGATCGACGAAAATACCGGACGAGCTGAATTTAATGAGATCAACGCACAGAAGACGATAGATCAGATTTCCCGGTTTTCAAAAAGAGACGCTGACACAGCTTATGATCTCCTGGAGAAATACAAGAAGAAATGGCGAGCGGCCTTCCATGAATGGAGATACAACCCACCTACCCCATGGGGAGTAAATGACGCCTTTGAACGTCTAATCGGCGATAAAGAAGCCCCAATACCACCGGAGTACCAGTTCTACACTTCCCAGCAGATTGCTTTTGATCTCTTTGAAAGTGACTACCTGCGCACGCTTTTTATGCGCTCCTGCATGACATCCAGTGGGGTCTTTCCCAACGACGGCATAGGCATCTACAAGACTCTTCATACGCTTGGACTAATTCTGTCATGGGAACCCGCTTCCATTGCGATAGGTGGAACACATGCGATAACTCACGCTCTCCAGAGAGCCTTCAGTTCCATGGGCGGTGAATTTGTCGTAGAAACCGGAGTTGAAAGAGCTATCATCGAAAACGGAAGAGCTACTGGAGTATTACTCAAGGATGGCAGGGAGATCGGGGCCCGACATCTAGTTGTCAGTGACATGAACACCACTCAGACAATCCTGCAACTCATCGGTGAAGAACACGTTCCATCCAAGATAGCTCATCGGGCCAAGAATATTCTTCGGGATCGCGCCCAATTGTTTTGGGGGAACTTCGCTCTTCATGAACTCCCCGAATACACGGCCGCCAAGGATAATCCGGAAATCGGCTTGTGCCCGAGGTTGAACTGGGGTCCGAAAGACCCTGATTATTTTGCGACGAGGCATCAGGCTGAACTTTTTGTAAAGGGCATACCTGACAAGCTGGTAGCAATTGTGGCGCCTGACAGCATTTGGGATAAGACGAGGTCCCCTGACGGAAAACATACCATTCTAATCGAACAGTTTACAGCTCCTTATAGATTTTTCAGCGATAGGGAATGGTTGAAAATGAAAAGCGATGTTGTCGAAATCATGAGAGAGCAATGGTCGTGGTATGCTCCCAATATGACCAAAGATAACGTTATCGCTACTCATATCACCACCCCAATGGATGTTCAGATGCGCAATATAAATATGCCGCAAGGGGGTTGGACGGGCGAAGACATGATTGCTTCCCAGATGGGGCGCATGCGACCGTTCCCCGAGTTAGCCTTCTATAGACTGCCTGTGAAAAATATTTATCTGGCTTCGGCTGCAGCTCATTCAGGCCCTGGCATAGGTCGAGGCAGCGCTTACAATTGCTTTAAAGTGATTGCAGAAGACTTTGGACTCCCTAAAATATGGGAGCAAAAAGGTAGAGCCTACTAG
- a CDS encoding 3-oxoacyl-ACP reductase family protein produces MRRLEGRVAIVTGAGKGLGRAFCVKLAGEGAKIVAVTRADLDGLKETEKLVKDVGSDAIISQVDVSNEADTLRMAQEALDKFHRIDILVNNAAYYYGVKRKPFHEITSDEWDKMMAVNLKGPWLCSKAVFEAMKSLGKGKIINLTSEVFFTGSHGFVHYVSSKGGVIGLTRALAVELGPHGVCVNAVAPGYTDTEASRTIADVNKYDTSKTPLKRLESPEDLVGIVAFLASDESNFITGQTILVDGGRAMH; encoded by the coding sequence ATGAGACGACTTGAAGGTCGAGTCGCTATTGTGACAGGCGCGGGCAAGGGTCTGGGCCGAGCTTTCTGCGTTAAACTCGCCGGCGAAGGAGCAAAAATAGTCGCTGTTACAAGGGCCGACCTGGACGGGCTCAAAGAAACCGAAAAGCTTGTAAAGGATGTTGGCAGTGACGCTATAATCAGCCAGGTGGACGTGTCCAACGAAGCCGACACCCTAAGAATGGCCCAGGAAGCTCTTGATAAATTTCACAGAATCGACATTCTGGTGAATAATGCCGCATATTACTATGGAGTAAAAAGAAAGCCTTTCCATGAGATTACATCAGATGAATGGGACAAAATGATGGCGGTCAATCTAAAAGGCCCCTGGCTATGTTCCAAAGCGGTTTTCGAAGCGATGAAATCTCTGGGCAAAGGCAAAATTATCAATTTGACCTCAGAAGTTTTCTTTACAGGTTCCCATGGTTTTGTTCACTACGTCTCATCCAAGGGAGGCGTCATTGGTCTTACCCGAGCCCTGGCCGTGGAACTCGGGCCTCACGGAGTATGTGTTAACGCTGTGGCCCCTGGATATACAGATACTGAAGCAAGCCGCACAATTGCGGACGTCAACAAATATGATACCAGCAAGACGCCTCTGAAAAGGCTGGAAAGTCCTGAAGACCTGGTCGGGATTGTAGCCTTTCTTGCTTCTGATGAAAGTAATTTCATAACCGGACAGACCATCCTGGTCGATGGAGGCAGAGCCATGCATTGA
- a CDS encoding PEP-utilizing enzyme, whose translation MKVYDVVPGLEFDAERDLAQSPAWFLDATHSVPPWTPMFGWFWINFCRHGMQYGAEKLSLPTVHGWDWRFMNGGGYLTLLLVKSEEEKQRREVEFRKAILPLIQDYDGVWNGFVKEILGHYENLKKLDLDSASNIELLDNFEETINTCRRMWEIHMYMMYGTYTAYILFENMCRELAGIDDTSPVFHHIVSGFDNKVFQVDRRLWQFSKIASEQGLAGVFLENQEVDIRGKLEESEKGRNFLKDFSEFLKEDGWRMQRMSEMNLPTWVEDPTPPLSMVKQFILKGGSFDLDEERNKRSIERNEAEKQLLAKVPSERRAWLEPLMRLAQKSGIFSEEHDHYLDLYTHAMMRRSALGIGRRFAKSGTIDNHEDIFFLIPDEVRRAGLNPGSFDLRYVVDRRKTDWLEWQKTPNPPAILAEGFDLDQAMGILVKSNDPIALKVVVGSMPQVKPELKADLYGTCGSPGVAEGTARVIVTEDELHLIKEGDILVAVSTSPSWTPVFSMIKGVVVDRGASLSHAAIVGREYGIPVIMNVFEGTAKIRSGQRIRVDANLGAVFILDK comes from the coding sequence ATGAAAGTTTACGATGTTGTACCTGGCTTGGAATTTGACGCAGAGCGCGACCTGGCGCAATCACCCGCATGGTTTTTAGACGCAACGCATTCCGTCCCACCATGGACACCTATGTTCGGATGGTTCTGGATCAATTTTTGTCGTCATGGGATGCAGTATGGCGCGGAGAAGTTGTCCTTGCCCACGGTTCATGGATGGGATTGGCGATTCATGAACGGAGGCGGCTATCTCACACTGCTCCTTGTAAAAAGCGAAGAAGAAAAACAGAGAAGAGAAGTAGAGTTCCGGAAGGCCATCCTCCCCTTGATTCAAGACTATGACGGGGTCTGGAACGGATTCGTCAAAGAAATCCTGGGACATTATGAGAATTTGAAAAAACTGGATCTTGACTCTGCTTCAAACATCGAGCTTCTCGACAACTTTGAAGAGACTATCAATACTTGTCGGCGTATGTGGGAAATACATATGTACATGATGTATGGAACATATACCGCCTACATTCTTTTCGAGAACATGTGTCGTGAATTAGCTGGGATAGACGACACGTCTCCTGTGTTCCACCACATAGTCTCAGGCTTCGACAACAAGGTGTTTCAGGTTGACCGACGGCTCTGGCAGTTTTCCAAGATAGCGTCAGAACAGGGACTTGCCGGCGTATTTCTTGAAAACCAAGAAGTGGACATACGTGGAAAATTAGAGGAATCGGAAAAGGGAAGAAACTTCTTAAAGGATTTCAGTGAGTTCCTTAAGGAGGATGGATGGCGTATGCAACGAATGTCCGAGATGAACCTGCCGACATGGGTAGAAGACCCAACCCCACCACTTTCTATGGTCAAACAATTTATCCTTAAAGGAGGATCGTTTGATCTCGACGAGGAAAGAAATAAGCGAAGTATCGAAAGAAATGAAGCTGAAAAACAGCTCCTTGCCAAGGTTCCTTCAGAGCGACGAGCCTGGCTCGAACCTCTGATGCGTCTGGCTCAAAAAAGTGGCATTTTCAGTGAGGAGCACGACCATTATCTTGATCTCTACACACATGCGATGATGCGCAGAAGCGCATTGGGAATCGGTAGACGTTTCGCGAAAAGCGGAACAATCGATAATCACGAAGACATTTTTTTTCTCATCCCCGATGAAGTTCGGCGCGCAGGACTAAACCCCGGTTCATTTGATCTCCGTTACGTTGTGGACAGACGGAAAACAGACTGGTTGGAATGGCAAAAAACTCCTAATCCACCTGCCATCTTAGCTGAAGGATTCGATTTAGACCAAGCAATGGGAATCTTGGTCAAATCAAATGATCCTATAGCCCTTAAAGTGGTAGTAGGCTCAATGCCGCAGGTTAAGCCTGAACTAAAAGCTGACTTGTATGGCACATGCGGATCACCGGGTGTGGCGGAAGGAACAGCTAGGGTTATCGTAACGGAAGATGAACTTCACCTGATAAAGGAAGGAGACATCTTGGTTGCGGTAAGCACTTCGCCTAGCTGGACTCCTGTTTTTTCGATGATCAAGGGTGTTGTAGTAGACCGTGGGGCAAGCCTATCCCATGCGGCCATTGTGGGACGTGAATACGGAATTCCGGTCATCATGAACGTTTTTGAAGGCACAGCCAAGATCAGGTCGGGCCAACGAATAAGAGTGGATGCCAACTTGGGGGCGGTTTTCATCCTCGACAAGTAG
- a CDS encoding PEP/pyruvate-binding domain-containing protein, whose product MAKKWIYWFDELGADFNELVGKKCANLGEMTKLGMKVPPGFAISVDGYERFMEESGAGEEVKRYFHDNRHEINQVGKMIEASREIRRIIESKSLPQEMAQELHQSYASLCDQVGLHDLPVAVRSSGAVSMPGQMETYLNVRGKNDVERKVIKVWGSAFTTRAIAFRIENNMDIAKAPIGVAVLKMVNAKCAGVVLTVLPTTGDMTKVVVEGNWGLGESVVSGEITPDQFIVDKTCGECETTISSKTKMVCYGPVGTCVAEVPRDLRCAACLGSDELTEIVRIAKEVEAYFNLPQDMEWVIDQDLPFPENIYWVQARPAKFTKRKQDESQYLADLMSQIFRM is encoded by the coding sequence ATGGCCAAGAAATGGATCTACTGGTTCGACGAACTCGGCGCGGATTTTAATGAACTGGTTGGCAAAAAATGCGCCAACCTCGGAGAAATGACGAAGCTTGGCATGAAAGTGCCGCCGGGCTTCGCTATATCTGTGGATGGGTACGAACGATTCATGGAAGAAAGTGGAGCTGGGGAAGAAGTAAAGCGATACTTCCATGACAATAGGCACGAGATAAATCAAGTTGGAAAAATGATAGAGGCGAGTCGTGAGATACGTCGCATCATCGAGTCCAAGAGTTTACCCCAAGAAATGGCTCAGGAGTTACATCAAAGTTACGCTTCTCTCTGCGATCAGGTCGGTCTCCACGACCTACCTGTAGCCGTCCGATCCAGTGGCGCTGTTAGTATGCCAGGTCAAATGGAAACCTATCTGAATGTACGAGGGAAGAACGATGTCGAAAGAAAGGTGATAAAGGTCTGGGGGAGCGCTTTCACCACTAGGGCGATAGCGTTTCGGATTGAGAATAATATGGACATTGCCAAGGCCCCGATAGGCGTAGCTGTTCTTAAAATGGTCAACGCAAAATGCGCAGGGGTCGTTCTTACAGTCTTACCAACAACTGGTGACATGACCAAGGTAGTAGTCGAGGGCAATTGGGGACTTGGTGAGAGTGTCGTTAGCGGAGAAATTACTCCGGATCAGTTCATCGTCGACAAGACATGCGGGGAGTGTGAAACCACAATAAGCTCAAAGACGAAAATGGTTTGCTACGGCCCAGTTGGGACCTGCGTGGCGGAAGTACCGCGCGATTTACGATGTGCAGCATGTTTGGGCTCCGATGAGCTGACCGAGATAGTCCGCATAGCTAAAGAAGTGGAAGCTTACTTCAATCTACCCCAAGACATGGAATGGGTAATCGATCAGGACCTGCCTTTTCCCGAAAACATTTATTGGGTTCAGGCTCGTCCAGCGAAGTTCACCAAGAGAAAACAGGACGAATCGCAATATCTTGCGGATCTAATGTCTCAGATCTTCAGGATGTGA
- a CDS encoding antibiotic biosynthesis monooxygenase family protein, which yields MYVRMTFFRVKEGKMDDLRNLYNKEVIPAHKNHKGVRFVHLLECQDSVNDGISVTAWDTKADVDAYEKSGDYEKLVTMFGEMYSGEPVLKSYEITASSEPILLRIF from the coding sequence ATGTACGTCCGAATGACATTCTTTCGTGTCAAAGAAGGTAAAATGGATGATCTCCGAAATCTTTACAACAAGGAGGTCATACCTGCCCACAAGAACCATAAAGGTGTCAGATTTGTTCATCTTCTGGAATGCCAGGACAGCGTTAACGATGGTATCTCAGTAACCGCATGGGATACTAAAGCCGACGTAGACGCTTATGAGAAGAGCGGTGATTATGAAAAGCTCGTCACGATGTTTGGAGAGATGTACAGTGGCGAACCGGTCTTAAAGTCCTATGAGATAACAGCAAGTTCCGAACCTATTCTTCTAAGAATTTTCTAG
- a CDS encoding HD domain-containing protein codes for MQAPFWEIREKVRPFLDTRNNLIHMEVSEAFAVRLLETEQGDATVVLPAIILHDVGWKMVPEELHLQAFGPKAKDMETNRIHEVEGARIARDILESLNFSNSLVDEIVEIILGHDSRKDALSLNDAIVKDADKLWRFSAEAFKINPKRFKIDPKVHVNWLGQQIDGWFITETGRKIARDEQRLRAASLEAIR; via the coding sequence ATGCAAGCGCCATTTTGGGAAATACGCGAAAAGGTAAGGCCATTTCTTGACACACGAAACAACCTGATCCATATGGAAGTTTCCGAGGCTTTCGCTGTTAGATTGCTGGAAACGGAACAGGGTGACGCTACAGTGGTTCTGCCGGCAATAATCCTACACGATGTAGGATGGAAAATGGTACCTGAGGAATTGCACCTTCAGGCATTCGGCCCGAAAGCCAAAGACATGGAAACCAACAGAATTCACGAGGTCGAGGGAGCCAGAATAGCCCGTGATATCCTGGAAAGCCTTAATTTCTCCAACTCATTGGTCGATGAAATAGTTGAGATCATCCTGGGACATGATTCGCGTAAAGACGCTCTGTCCCTTAACGACGCTATTGTGAAGGACGCAGACAAGTTGTGGCGTTTCTCTGCTGAGGCCTTTAAGATAAACCCAAAAAGGTTTAAGATTGATCCCAAGGTTCACGTAAACTGGCTGGGCCAACAAATCGATGGGTGGTTTATAACAGAAACCGGTCGGAAGATAGCGCGTGACGAACAACGTCTTCGGGCTGCGAGTCTCGAAGCAATCCGCTGA